Part of the Anopheles gambiae chromosome 3, idAnoGambNW_F1_1, whole genome shotgun sequence genome is shown below.
tcatcagcagcagcaccatcagcagcaacagcatcatcaacagcagcaacaccatcagcatcagcaacaccaccaccatcatcatcagcagcagcaacagcaacagcatcatcagcatcagcagcagcagcaacaaaatgcCCAGCTGGCCGCCCAGATGCAGTCCCAGAAGGGCATGTCCCAAATGCCACCCCATCCCATTCCACCGCCCGTaccgccgatgatgatgatggcgatgggGCCGCCACCGTTTGCCGTCGGAGCGTATGTTCCGCCGATGGCGCCACACGCCGCCGCACCACAAATGCCGCCGGGCGCCGGTGTTCCTCCGGTTGTGCCCgatccgcagcagcagcagcaacaacagcaacagcagcagcagctcatccCCGGACACGACGGTGGGCAGGCAATGGATGAGCCGCCGAACAAAAAGTCCCGCACCGAGGACAATCTGATCGAGGAGAGCGTGTTCCTGCAGCGGCACGGTGCCGCCGGCCCGATCACCGTACAGGTGCAGTGCCCGAACATGACCGAGAAGAACGACTGGAAGCTGAACGGGCAGATACTGTCGCTCACGGTCAATCTGACCGACACGGTCAGCTCGGTCAAGGCGAAGGTGCAGACGGAAACGGGCATGCCACCGGCGAAGCAGAAAATTTTCTACGATGTAAGTGTGTCATTTGTGTGGGATGACATTGAAGGAGGTGAAGTAACGatccgtttttgtttgtccctTTGTTTTGCAGGGTATGTTCTTCAAGGATAACAACACGATCGCCCACTACAATCTGCTGAACGGCGTAACGGTCGCGCTGCAGCTGAAGGAACGTGGTGGACGCAAGAAATAAACGCACCGACGAAATCGCCTTGGAGAAGGAAATGAGACGTAAAAACCACGCTATGCGCATTTGGAGTTTTAAAGATTCTATGCAGAAAACACTACCAGGGTAGTCAAATTATAATACAATAGGTAACACTTTTGAGTTTGAGAGTGACACATAACCAGCCGCATGCACTTTTGATTGAAAATAGTAATGGAATTTTCCGCAACATAAAGTAAGGTTCTTCTAATTAGCAAAGTCGTATCAGTGCGATGTGTAATATGAGCATCATAACTATTTCGGTACGATGTGTAATTAAGCTATAGGTGCGTTCTTGTATAAAATAAACACAGTTGATTGTAATTCTAGCATTCGGAGTTTGCAGATGTTTTATTGCAAGTCTCAGTTTAgctatttttcttttgatACAGCGTAAAATCCGTGGCCATGCTTTATATCTCAATCCGAGCAAAGGATTGTCTCGCAAGAACCTTTTATGATCTCCCAAGTATGGAAGGCATAACTCATTCTCAGGCTCAGTCTTCCGAGTCAGTAAAATATAACCGGACAACAGCTTAAGCCAAGAAGTTGAGGTGGCTTGAAGACGGTTTGAATACGTCTTAGTCAAATAGCTGACATAGTTGAATGTATCGGCGGATCTTACATTTGAGTGCTTCCAGATAGTGATGGCACTTTGGAGCGCACACACGAGTCCGATCTGACTCCAGCTACTGTTAGTTCGATTTCGGCAACCTCTTACCCTATAGTTCCGCACGGAGTCGCcgggagtcatccggagtcgtctggagtcgttcggagttggagtcgtctgaagtcgttcggaggtggagtcgtctggagtcgttcggagttgttcggagtcggagtcatccgtaATCGTCCgcaatcgtccggagtcgttcggtaGTGGTTGGGATCCGAATTGTTCGGAGTCGGCCTTTGAATCGAAGAGCTGTATATTAAATATCACTTTGCGCGAGCACTTCGTATACAGGCGTTTGATTCAAAGGCCGACTCCAGACTTCTCGGATCCCAACCAAtactggacgactccagacgactccggacgattccaactccgaacgactcaggGCGATTCCCGACGACTCctggcgattccggacgatgcCGAAAGACTCCGGATAATGTTGGGTGGTTCTACCTTCCGGAGTTGATTCCAAAATGATTGGAGCCCGATCGGAGTCGACTTCGGATTTTTGTCAACTTTCCCCATCACTAATTCCAGGCACTGCTGGAAAAGGAGAAATTAGTGAAAGAATACCTGATTTGTACCGAAATCCTGATCCTTCTctatgagggggggggggggggggggtcaagGTCAGGAATTACCAATTTCAGTCTTAACTCGATGGTTCTAGCTGCATCATATAAAGACCGCACGCATATCAGGTTTAGATTATTTTATCAGTTTCATTTTACATGGCAAATGCATTTCGTTTTCGTTGCTTCCGAACGAACTCCACTGCCCTCACCAATACAAATAAGCGTGAATGTGACAGGCACGTCAAACTGCTCAAAGTTTggggaacttttttttttgtatgaattagggttttttagtaaaataaaaatccttTGTCTTTTTTATTCCAAGAAATTATTCTCGtttttaacaacaaaaatgaaaacaaaaaaaccactcCCACGGTTTGCGAGTTTGCCATCTCTGGCCACAACATTTGCTTCTGCCACATTGTATGTGTCTCGTCAGTGCCGCCTCGGTTCAAGAGCAGAGTGTTACGTCGCCGTCGGCAGCCACCACACACTATCGGACGACACGCGAATTAACCTAATCAAACCTCGTCAGTGTCTTCCCTTTTCCGATTCTTTCTGGAGTAATTGTACACATAGTTTTGCCATCACCGCGTGCAACTTCAACATGGTTCTCAAGCTTGCTCAGGTAGGTGACGCTGTTGTTGATACCGGTTTCCAACAGGATTCCATCTTGGGGAATAATCCTGCTTCTTCTACTGTGTCGTTGCTAAGCGCCCAGCGCACACTGTGTTTGAGTTGGAATATTTATGTAATCGTCCGGGTGCTCCCGTGCCCGTGTTGGTGttatcgtttttgttgtttccacAGTTTGCCGGCCGCGCAATCGGTACCCGTGCGCACTACTCCACCTCGGGCAAGCGGCACGACGTGGTGATTGTGGCCGCCACCCGCACTCCAATTGGAAGCTTCCAGAGCAGCCTGTCGTCGCTTTCCGCCACCCAGCTCGGTGCGGTCGCGGTCGAGTCGGCGGTGAAGCAGGCGGGCATCGGCAAGGAGGACGTGCAGGAGGTGTACATCGGCAACGTGTGTGCGGCGGGGCTGGGGCAGGCACCGGCCCGCCAGGCCGTCATCTTTGCCGGGCTGCCCAAGTCCACCATCTGCACCACGGTCAACAAGGTGTGCTCGTCCGGCATGAAGAGCGTAATGCTCGGCGCGCAAACGCTGATGCTCGGCCAGCAGGACGTGATCGTGGCCGGCGGCATGGAGTCGATGTCGAACGTGCCGTACTACCTGAAGCGGGGCAGCACACCGTACGGTGGCGTGAGCCTGATCGACGGCATCGTGTTCGACGGGCTGACGGACGTGTACAACAAGTTCCACATGGGCAACTGTGCGGAAAACACGGCCAAGCAGATGGGCATCACGCGCAAGGACCAGGACGAGTTCGCCGTCCGCAGCTACCAGCGCAGTGCGGCGGCCTGGGCGGCCAAAGCGTTCGAGGCGGAAATTACGCCCGTGCGCATCGCGGGCAAGCGCGGCAAGCCGGACGTGGTCGTGAGCGAGGACGAGGAGTACCGGCGGGTCAACTTTGACAAGTTCGGGCAGCTGGCGACCGTGTTCCAGCGGGAAAACGGCACCGTCACGGCGGGCAATGCCTCCACGCTAAATGACGGCGCGTCGGCGGTGGTGCTGATGACGGCCGAGGCGGCCGAACGGTTCAAGTGCAAACCGCTCGCCCGGATCGTGGGCTTTGCCGATGCCGAGACAGACCCGATCGACTTCCCGATCGCACCGGCGCTGGCCGTACcgaagctgctgcagcagacgGGCGTCCGGAAGGAGGACGTGGCGATGTGGGAAATCAACGAAGCGTTCTCGCTGGTGGTCGTCGCGAACCAGCGCAAGCTGGACGTCGATCCGGAGAAGGTGAACGTGCACGGTGGGGCCGTCTCGCTCGGGCACCCGATCGGCATGTCCGGCGCGCGGCTGGTGACCCATCTGACGCACGCCCTCAAGCCGGGCCAGGTTGGCTGCGCCTCGATCTgcaacggtggcggtggcgccTCGTCGATCCTGATCGAAAAACTGTAAGCACCAAACGGGGTGGGATGACCCTTAGCCCGATTTACAAATTACCTCggaacgtgtgtgtgagtgtgttggtgtgtggaaGAGGGGCGAGCAGGGGGCGAGAAATTAAAGTGCATTTATTAGAATAGTACGGTCCCCGTAACACCGGTCTCGTCCAGAGGCCGAAGATGTGCGCAGGCAATATATTTTTCTATGCTACAAGCtggttttaaaattcaataaaattgaaatgcatttttccgttttttgtcttttttccattttttaccCCATTTCACATGTCTTCCTCCCCATCAGTGCCAACTCGATTGCCCCGTGGGAGGAAAGCAGGAGGACGACCGGAAAGCCACTGCTTACGTTGTACACCCACGACCATTGCACGCTGTGTGACGAGCTGGTGGAGCAGCTCGAGGCGCAGTTTGCCGGCCGCTACGCTTTGGAGAAGGTCGACATCACCCGGAAGGAAAACGTCCGCTTTCTGCGCCTGTACCGGTACGACATTCCCGTGCTCTTCCTGAACGGTCAGTTCTTGTGCATGCATCGATTGAACGCAGATTTGCTGCAGAAGCGTTTGGTGGAATTGGAAACATCAACAAGCTGAAAGGAGGAATAAAGAAATGGGATAAGTTAAAATATAGCAAGCTTGGACTGTATTGTTTAGTGAAGCGTGGATCTCAAGGGTTAATTTATAccaatttttggtttttgctttatttttaacggtttttgCGTTTCAAAATGTATCGTTTTTCGTTCAATGTctttattaattttgaattgtaaaataaaatgatagaAAATCAAAGCGAATGATCACAAAAAGAATAACATGCCCAATTTCAACCCGATCGAACATTTTCCACAACATCAAACTACGAAAAGTCATACCGCCTACCATCAACAAACGCCTCAACACGCCAGCGTAAACACGCCGCACcaaatttgttttgctttttgtaaCGTCAACgctcgaaacaaaaaaaaacggaaaatccCCCATCGCAGTCCGTCGCCGTTTGTTCATGCGCGCTCAAACAAGATCGTTCGCCCGTCGGTACCGAACGTGCGGGTGTGTGTCGCTCCAGTAACAAAATTTCACTGTGTACAGCTCGCGgctcattgttttgtttgttgtttgtgttttcccagtgcgtgtgtgtgtgcatgttctTTATGTTTCCCTTTCCGTCCTTCCGCGGATAGGACGGACGAGGTGTGGCGCCGCATCCCGTGGCTGGTTTGATAAAGTGTGGGAAAAATAACGAGCCTTTTCCCCTAGATCGGTCGCCGTGAAATATTGATCCGTGtgcgcgtctgtgtgtgtgtgtgtgtgtttttgcaaaaatctcATCACCTTCCCATCTGAAGGGGAGCGCTGCTAACCAGGAGGATCCATGAGGCGTCACCGCTGAGAAAACCAGCCCACAATGATTAGTGCAATAGTTTCGCGTTTAGTGATGTGAGTGTGTATAGGAATGCGCAAAATGTCTTCTATAtttcgtaaaaaaaagtgGCAGATAGGGGAGGATTTCGAAGCCGTTTCAGACGCTTCCAATTCCTCCACCACCGGTCCAAAGATGGTTCTTCAGTACGGCGAGCGAGCAAAGCACCAGCGAGCAAAGgaggaatgaaaaaaacaacaacaatacctTCGTCcttacacaaaaaaggaacgcCTTATATGGGATCTGTGGGGGCCAGACCCCCCAGTTAAAggtggcagcaacagcagcagtatggCACCGATGGAAGCAAACAGCGTAGGTCAGCGTGCAAATTACCCGTTCCAAAAAAGTCAACATTTCAATTCCACCAAACGCAAGAGAAGCTGATGACAGCGGGCTGAAAAATCGATCCCGTGTCGTCCTTGATTATCCATCATCCTTCGCCACCGAACGCAAGGATTGCCCATAGGAGGATGTAAAGGCACGTCAAAgacagcgagcgagcgagagcgcGCCTGAAAATAGAGCGAGTTAGCATGAGACAAAACGCATCCTTGCTCCGTTGCAGCTGCTCCTGTATGAGTCAGctgttcaaaaaaaaaaaaaaaaaaaaatcaccaaaGGGATGTTGAAATCACAATTGGCTGCGAATGTAAAATTcgtccaaaaaaaggcaaccgCTTTTCACAAACTATTTATAAATCGTTCCGACAATGGAAAGCCCGCTTTGTCCACACCGCTGGAAGCTCGGGACCGTCACGCACTGCTGTCCGTCACGAGGGGAAAATTAACAGTACATTCAAAAGAATCGTAAATGTGCATACGAAACGCGCACCCTTTTATATTACATGCGTGTGTGGTGCCCTCATCGTGATGTAATTCGGCGTTACATTTCGGTGGCCCGGGCGGTGGGCGTTTACTGACTGGAACGGCATCGCAAAAGCGACAACCTTTCCCGCAACCCTGGTTGggcttttttcattttctgtaAACtctctgattttttttacgtcACTGTTGGTCATGTATGCAGCAAAAGGGAAACGGGCGGCGAATCGCGAACGGCGCGGCCATTCTGAGCGCTGAGCATTGTTATGATCGGTTGTCAGGTGCAACGTTTGTGTCCGTTAAGAGGGtaggtgggtgtgtgtgttgtttttccaaCGTTTCGTCACCATCGCTCGTTGCACGTTGGGCACGAAAGCACGGGAAAACACGCAGTAGGGCATGCGATGATAGAAGAACGCATTAATGTATCTTTCTTTTTATACTTTtagggaaaattattttaaattctttttattaaaatgttaGCTGTTGAGGAACTTAATATGCCTTTCGTCCGCACTTCTGCACCAAATACTCCATACTTCGTTGAAGACTTCCGACGTAAGGCATCATGTTTTGTCACAAGCCGATGCGATCGATCACGTGCATTTTGAGATATGATCggattctgtttttttcctctaccAGCTGACAAAGAGAAGATTATGCCAACCGATAACCAATTTGAGCCAGCACTGACTGAAATGCGCAATAGTGTGGACACTTTGTTTGCGATCGCTCTCGCATGGACTGGCTGGCGGTCAGAGCTGTATTTTCAATTAGAAACATTGCACCCAATCGGGTGTGATTGCCTTTTGGCCACCTACCGCCGTGAGCTGCAACGGCTGTGTAATTGCTGGGTGGCGGTTGGTTGAGAGGCAGAGATGATAATCGAGGCCAGACTGGTTGTCGCCGCCATGTGGCGTCCATTTGGTGGAATAATTTGAAATGGAATCGAAAACCATCGGTGCATTTGGTTAACAGACAAAGGAATCGTTATACAAATATTCAACATTGAAAGTAGTTTTTTAACAATGAATTTACCTTATTTAAGTGTATTTGTCAAGTAGTTAGCTCATGGCAGTAGAATCACTACCTGACCTAATATTTATACCACATTTTTATGGTTATGCTTACACCTGTCGGAAATACACTTCTAATATCTCCTTGATGCTTCTCATCGCCAGGCTCTAGCGTGTTTGTGAGCCCTACTCTCTTGCACAAAATAGTGCAATCGAAGCGAAAACATCAGCGCGAAACACGCATTTACAGCTCGCAGCACAGCACCTGGCGAACCGATACCATACCATACCGCGTAAGCGATTCCTTCCCCTCCAAGGCTTCGGTGCCCATGTACGGTCAAAACGAGTTCATTATTGATTTTCGCTGCCCCGTCGGCCGTGTCTTCCTTTGTTTCAGAGGCCACTAGTTATGCTCGGGAGTGGGGTGGTGCACGCATCGGAGAAGGGCCGCGGGATGTGTTTGACCGTCGCGAAGCTGTTGAATCACCTTCAACTGGTTCTGCCGTTTGGAATTCTCTGTtccgacacacaaacacacatcataTGTTCTTtccgtgtgcgtgtttgtgtacgtAGCTAGCATATCAACGGCAAACCATCAGCTGATTACAACTTCCCGCACTCACAAACACGAACCAAATCGTACATCGTACTCCCAACCGGAGATGATGGTCTTAACCTTAAGGCTGCAAGCAATCCGTCCAAGAGAGGAAGGCAAAGTTAATCGTTCGTTACGGCACCTTGAGCAGCGCAGCAGCAAGTCAAGTTCGTCAGGCCAAATGTTTCGCCCATATAACCTCTTTCCGGGTAATGTACCTTGTCTTGCCAGAGTGCCGCGTAGGATGACAAGGTTTTGCAAGATGAAGAGGATGCGACGGTCCCAACGCCTCGACTGGATCGGGAGCGTTATTTTTGCAAAGGCTGTGGTTCGCGGTTGATAAACCAGGGCGACTGAGAGAAGAGTAGAGGTGTGTCCGTCTCGTCTTTCTACGTGAATCGGTCCTAGGTGAATGTGGCAGTTCAATTTGTCGCTAATTGAAATGACGCTTGTGCACGGGCGTGTACCGAGTTTGAAGACGACGGCAACGACCAACAGGAACGCCAACGTTTCTGAGCTCTGAAATGAAGTGAATGAATGCCACTTGCCACTGGGCACGGATGATGATTTCATATACCCCTTGCTCTGGATAAACGGTACCAGTTGGTCCACAGACACAGTCAGATTGAATGAAAACGAATGGCTTATTAAGACCCATATTGCGGCTGAACCTAATTGATATTTTATAGGTGAAGTTAAATATGTTTATAACGACGAatcttttcatgtttttaaaggcgtttaaaataaatcttttATGTGTATATATCATTCGCCTAGACCCAAGTAGTAGAGAAATGTTGGGACTGTGGAACCCTTATTGTTCGATACAAATGATGCCTATTAATTTTAGTTTCACTTCTACCATCTATGGTGACATGATGTCATTTCGCCTTTTTCCTTCGCAAACGTCCTTAACTCGCTTGCCCAGCTTTAGCGCAAACGGCCTCTCTCTCATCCAGCGAGCAACGTGCGTGGAACAGGTTTTATAGTTTCATTTTTtcgaaagtgaaacaaaaatcccAAAATCACGCTTCCCTTTCAACAGTCTTCCCAAAATGATCTCAGGAGATAGACACAACTACTACGCACGACACAAAAGCCTTTTTTCCCACGTGTTTACTTTTACCCCAAAACTGAAACTGATCGTGTGACACGTTACCTCCCGGGCGGCGGGCACACCTTTTATGGGCCCCTTTGCCCTTGCAATTGGATCTCCTTTTACGGACTACATCCCTGTCTGGTGAAGCGTAACAACAGCACccaaacattcacacacatacacacacttccgCAAAGCATAATTTCCTGCTCCGATCGTGCGTGAACGTTGCGCTGGGGATCGTTTTGGTATAAACCCTTTTGTGGTTTCAAGTTCACGATCATGCTccacgtgttttttttctgctgcgtTGGCGAACACAACTCACCTCGGAGTTGTTGACCCGTGAGCCCACCCGGTGGTGCGCCTTCTGATGTGATGTGTGAAGCTGATCCGCCTGAGCCTAAAACTTGTTCAGCCTACGTTCTAAGCCCTGCGGGCTGACGGGGTTTACCGGTGAGGATTTATTGACAGTAAATCTGGTGCTTCCAGTTGTCGATGGGATGTataatgaagattttaaaattttagaaTTAATTATACAATAATTGTTCTTTTGGAGGAAAGGAATACTCTAGAAACGAATAATGCTAAACAGAAGAATTACAGAATTCCaaatctataaaaaaaaacaaacttatcTTTTTGTCAAATGTTAAAATTCTTATTGAAATTCAATTGCTTTACGTAATTAATATGAATTGGATAATTCAATTTGGCAAATATTAAATTACTTGATTGTTTTAGTTGATCGCTCAATCCCAAGTTACCCGCCCTGGGAAAGCTAACCTTACAGCAAGCAGATTTGTCAGATTtttgtggtgatggtggtgatgtcGTGCCTTAATGCCATTTGTTTGGTTCACTCTATGTAAATCACCTCCCATTAACGACTAATCCTGGCGAAACCCATTTTCACAAGTCGTGCGATAAAGCTAATAGTTTTCGGTTTTTGGAGTGTTCCATTGAGGGTTGGTCCAATCGAGTTATGGTATATTCTTGGGAGAATTGATATTCTGCGTTCACGTGTAAACAAAATCGCCAAAATCAACGCCGCTTTTGAGATATGAATTTCGAGcgggtttaatttattttaccaaTTGAAGCATATTTAACGTCATTGCAgctaaatattttattcaagTCATACATTTTAGTCTCTCTGGAAGTGAAAATGTTGCCTCTTTGTCgtccatttttgtttatattaataatatcattaatattaattaaaaaagctCATTGGAGCGGCATATTTATTATAAGTTAGTTAAATATTTAGTTAACTTCAAA
Proteins encoded:
- the LOC1270608 gene encoding acetyl-CoA acetyltransferase, mitochondrial is translated as MKTKKPLPRFASLPSLATTFASATLYVSRQCRLGSRAECYVAVGSHHTLSDDTRINLIKPRQCLPFSDSFWSNCTHSFAITACNFNMVLKLAQFAGRAIGTRAHYSTSGKRHDVVIVAATRTPIGSFQSSLSSLSATQLGAVAVESAVKQAGIGKEDVQEVYIGNVCAAGLGQAPARQAVIFAGLPKSTICTTVNKVCSSGMKSVMLGAQTLMLGQQDVIVAGGMESMSNVPYYLKRGSTPYGGVSLIDGIVFDGLTDVYNKFHMGNCAENTAKQMGITRKDQDEFAVRSYQRSAAAWAAKAFEAEITPVRIAGKRGKPDVVVSEDEEYRRVNFDKFGQLATVFQRENGTVTAGNASTLNDGASAVVLMTAEAAERFKCKPLARIVGFADAETDPIDFPIAPALAVPKLLQQTGVRKEDVAMWEINEAFSLVVVANQRKLDVDPEKVNVHGGAVSLGHPIGMSGARLVTHLTHALKPGQVGCASICNGGGGASSILIEKL